In Streptococcus uberis, a single window of DNA contains:
- the thrB gene encoding homoserine kinase gives MIIKVPATSANLGPGFDSVGIAVTKYLEIEVLEERDDWYVEHTLENVPSDHHNLLIQTALRLAPDIKPHHILMRSDIPLARGLGSSSSVIVAGIELANQLAKLELSMDRKFAIATEIEGHPDNVAPAIFGQLVIASQLDNQLDYIRAPFPEASLLAFIPNYELKTSDSRDALPKHLSYKQAVAASSIANLAIAALLKGDMEKAGRAIENDLFHELYRQRLVKEFHSIKQISKKSGAYATYLSGAGPTVMILCPHEKVEGIFQELTDLSLDGLLERLQIDEKGLQVLF, from the coding sequence ATGATTATTAAAGTGCCTGCAACTTCAGCAAATTTAGGTCCAGGTTTTGATTCTGTTGGAATTGCCGTAACTAAATATTTAGAAATCGAAGTTCTAGAAGAAAGAGACGATTGGTATGTTGAACACACTCTGGAAAATGTTCCAAGTGATCATCATAATTTGTTAATTCAAACAGCTTTGCGCTTAGCACCCGACATCAAACCACATCATATTCTGATGCGATCTGATATTCCTCTTGCAAGGGGGCTGGGGTCTTCTTCTTCAGTGATTGTTGCTGGTATTGAATTGGCAAATCAGTTAGCTAAGCTAGAATTGAGTATGGATCGTAAGTTTGCCATTGCAACTGAAATTGAAGGGCACCCAGATAACGTAGCACCTGCCATTTTTGGTCAACTGGTGATAGCATCTCAATTAGATAACCAATTGGATTATATTAGGGCACCTTTCCCAGAAGCAAGTTTATTAGCATTTATTCCTAACTATGAGCTAAAAACGTCAGATTCGCGTGACGCTTTACCCAAACACCTTTCCTATAAGCAAGCAGTGGCTGCATCCTCAATCGCAAATTTAGCAATTGCTGCTCTATTAAAAGGGGACATGGAGAAAGCTGGTCGGGCAATTGAAAATGACTTGTTCCATGAACTTTATCGTCAACGCTTAGTCAAAGAATTTCATAGCATCAAACAGATTTCAAAGAAATCTGGTGCTTACGCCACCTATTTATCTGGTGCTGGTCCAACAGTGATGATTTTATGCCCACACGAAAAAGTTGAAGGCATTTTCCAAGAATTGACTGATTTGTCTTTAGATGGTCTATTGGAAAGATTGCAAATTGACGAAAAAGGCTTGCAAGTTCTTTTTTAG
- a CDS encoding bifunctional folylpolyglutamate synthase/dihydrofolate synthase has protein sequence MNYQEALDWIHGQLKFGIRPGLKRVLWVLDKLGNPQEKIFGIHVVGTNGKGSTVNNIQHMLTESSYKVGTFTSPFIMDFRERISINGQMISKEDLVSICDKIKPITEELFLETDLGSITEFEIITVIMFYYFVEINPVDIAIIEAGLGGLYDSTNVFKAFAVVCPSIGLDHQDILGKSYREIASQKAGVIKGGEHVLFAIDQEEARATFIERCQLTQSKIHEFQSDFKLQKQTEGYCFMSGKTLITSIQLAMPGDHQVSNAALAIQTCLLLKEKLPDISDDSIKKGLEKSYWLGRTELMAANLMIDGAHNNESIQALISVLKEKYSSKKLHLLFAAINTKPVDQMLACLSELGDVQVTQFDYPRAVELANYPAKYKRVSNFREWLSQRNNDSEEDFYVITGSLYFISEVRQYLKQKETSV, from the coding sequence ATGAATTATCAAGAAGCATTAGATTGGATACATGGTCAGTTAAAATTTGGTATTAGACCAGGATTGAAAAGAGTTCTTTGGGTTTTAGACAAGTTAGGTAATCCACAAGAAAAGATTTTTGGCATCCATGTCGTTGGAACTAATGGAAAAGGATCGACCGTTAACAATATCCAGCATATGTTAACGGAATCGAGTTACAAAGTGGGTACCTTTACTTCACCCTTTATCATGGATTTTAGGGAGCGAATTAGTATCAATGGTCAAATGATTTCAAAAGAAGATCTGGTTTCCATTTGTGACAAAATTAAACCTATAACGGAAGAATTGTTTTTGGAAACTGATTTAGGTTCAATAACTGAATTTGAAATTATTACAGTCATCATGTTTTATTATTTTGTGGAAATCAATCCCGTTGATATTGCTATTATCGAAGCAGGGCTAGGTGGATTATATGATTCGACCAATGTCTTTAAAGCATTTGCTGTTGTTTGTCCATCCATTGGCTTAGACCACCAAGATATTCTTGGAAAGAGTTATCGTGAGATTGCTAGTCAAAAAGCTGGGGTTATCAAAGGTGGAGAACATGTTCTTTTTGCCATTGATCAAGAAGAGGCACGCGCTACTTTTATCGAAAGATGCCAACTGACACAAAGTAAGATACATGAATTCCAAAGTGATTTTAAACTGCAAAAGCAAACTGAAGGCTATTGCTTTATGTCTGGTAAAACACTCATCACATCAATTCAACTGGCGATGCCCGGAGACCATCAAGTTTCAAATGCAGCATTAGCCATACAAACCTGTCTCTTATTAAAAGAAAAACTGCCTGATATTAGTGATGACAGCATTAAAAAGGGGCTTGAAAAGAGTTATTGGTTAGGTCGTACAGAATTAATGGCAGCAAATCTTATGATTGATGGAGCTCATAATAATGAGAGCATTCAGGCCTTGATATCTGTTTTAAAAGAAAAGTATTCTTCTAAGAAACTTCATCTCTTATTTGCAGCGATCAATACCAAACCCGTTGATCAAATGCTTGCCTGTTTAAGTGAGTTAGGAGATGTTCAGGTTACCCAATTTGATTATCCTCGAGCAGTTGAATTAGCTAATTATCCAGCAAAATACAAAAGGGTTAGCAACTTTAGAGAATGGCTCTCTCAACGAAATAATGACAGTGAAGAGGATTTTTATGTTATCACGGGGTCACTTTACTTTATTTCAGAAGTTAGACAGTATCTCAAGCAAAAAGAAACGTCAGTGTAA
- the folE gene encoding GTP cyclohydrolase I FolE, which produces MMDIKKAEDAIYQLLEAIGEDPQREGLLETPKRVAKMYEEMFSSLKSDAKEAFTAVFTEAYDDLVLVKDIPFYSMCEHHLVPFYGVAHIAYYPQNGKVTGLSKLARAVEIASKKPQLQERLTSQIADALDQSLHPRGVFVMVEAEHMCMTMRGIKKPGSKTMTTTARGIFTEEKKEQAYVLSLIKD; this is translated from the coding sequence ATGATGGATATCAAAAAAGCAGAAGACGCAATATACCAACTTTTAGAAGCAATAGGTGAAGATCCCCAGAGAGAAGGCTTACTAGAGACACCAAAGCGAGTTGCCAAAATGTATGAGGAAATGTTCTCAAGCTTAAAGTCAGATGCTAAAGAAGCTTTTACAGCAGTATTTACAGAGGCCTACGATGACCTGGTTTTGGTTAAAGATATTCCTTTTTACTCAATGTGTGAACACCATTTAGTTCCTTTCTATGGTGTAGCTCACATTGCTTATTACCCCCAAAATGGTAAAGTAACGGGATTAAGTAAATTAGCACGAGCAGTAGAAATTGCAAGTAAAAAGCCTCAATTACAAGAGCGACTTACTAGCCAAATTGCTGATGCCCTAGACCAATCACTTCATCCGCGTGGCGTTTTTGTGATGGTGGAAGCAGAGCATATGTGCATGACGATGAGAGGCATAAAAAAACCAGGCAGTAAAACGATGACAACCACGGCCAGAGGCATCTTTACAGAAGAAAAAAAAGAACAAGCCTATGTGCTATCATTAATTAAAGATTAG